From the bacterium genome, the window ACGCCCGTTGCCGCCACCATCGCCGCGATCAACAGCAGCACCAGCGCCAGCGGGACGGCCGTCGCCACGATCCGGGCGTCGCGCGCCGTTCGCTGCGTCGCCACGAGGTTGGCGCGCAGCGTGGCCTGGGCGGTGTCCACGAACGCGAGATTGACGGCGCGGATCTGGTCGACGATCGCCTGGCCGCTGTCGGCCCCGGTCAACCGCCGGAGCCGCTCGTCCGCCCCCATGGCATCCGTCCGGATGGCGCTCACGATTGGGTCGAGCTGGACGCCGATCTCCACAAGCTTGGCGGCCGGGGTCTCCGGGCCAAACCGCGCGCCCTGATCCGCGAGCGCGTACGCTCGGCCCAAGGCGGCGACCTGGGTCGAGGACTGCTCCATGACCGTCAGCGTCTCGAGCCGGTTTCGAAGATCCGAGGCCTCCGCGATCCACTGCGTAAAGAGCCTGGGGTCCCGGCCCGCCGCATACGCCCCCGCGGTCTCCCGCATTTGGAGGACCAGCACGTAGCCACGTTGCGCGGCCTGAGCGAGGCCCGGGGGCGCCTCCCGGCGCGCGGCGATCTCGGGCGCGGCGACCTCGGCCTTCCACCGGGTGAAGAGCGTTTGGATCTGGTCGTTGCGGGTCCGCTGCTGAGGCACGAGCGTCAACCGGCGCAGATCCCCGAGCGCGGCGTCGACCGCTTCCGTACCCTCGGTGTAGGTCTGCAGGAAGCCCCGGTTCCCCGAGAGGAGGTAGCCGCGCTCCGCGGTCTCAGCGTCCACCACCGCCTTCATGGCTTGGTTGGCCGCCTCGATGATCTGGTTTACGTACGCGACGCGCGCCCCCGCCGCCGCACTGACGCCGAGAGAACGATACACGAGCGCCGTGCCCGCCAGCGCCACCAGCACGCAGACGAGGCACGCCGCCGCCACTTTTGTTCTGAGGGACAACCCGCGCAGCCGTCTGGACACGCCGCGCCTCCCAGCCCCACTATGGGCCGCGAACCGAGATCCCCGGCCGTTCTTACACGATGCCCACTTGCACGCCGGAGGACGACATGCGGCGCGACGGCGGCCCGTCGCGCCGGTGTCGGAGCTGCTCGGGGCGCGAGCCACGACGCCTTCGGCCCCGGCGGTATCGGCCCAACCGGAGCGGCGGACGGCGGTCGCCGCATGGCCCGGACAGACGCGAGCCCCAGCGGATGGGGGATCTCCCAGGGGCACTCGTTCGTCTCGTCGAACTGCCCTCGGCGGCGCCGCGACAGTACGCGCGCGGCGCGGGAGGGAGTCATGCCGCAACCGCTCGTGATCGTCACCGGGGCGAGCTCCGGGATCGGCAAGGCGGTGGCGATCGCGTTTGGACGCGAAGACTACCCGCTCCTCCTGGTGTCGCGACGGATCACGCCGCTGCCGGAACTGCCGTCGGACCGGGTCATCTACGCGCAGGTGGACGTCACCGACTACGCCGCCCTCGACGGTGCTGTGCGAAACGCCGAGTCCCGATACGGCACCGCGGGCTGCCTCGTCAACAACGCCGGCGTCGCGGACGGCCGCGCCTTCACCGAGGTCGACCCGGAGAGCTACTCGCGGGAGATCGATGTCAACCTCAAAGGTGTGTTGAACGGTACCAAGGCCGTCTTGAAGGGCATGCTCGCCCAGCGGGCCGGGACGATCATCAACATCAGCTCGATCAGCGACCGCAAGGTCGGTCCCGCCGCCGTCGCCTACGCTGCGTCGAAGCACGCGGTTCGAGCGCTCACCGAATCGCTCCGCCAGAGCGTCGCGAAGACCGGGATTCGATTCATCAACATCGCGCCGGGGTACATCCGAACGAACATCCACGCCCACATGGGCATCAGCTTCGCGCAGTATCAAGAACGGCTGGGACACCCCGACTTCATGACGGCCGAGCAACTGGCCGAGATCATCCTCTTCTGCTGGAAGCAGCCGCCGACGATCTGTATTCGCGACTTGGTGGTTGCGCCGACGAATTCCACAGTGTAGCCTCACTTTCCGGTCTCGCGGGCCGCCGCCGACGATCGCCGAGGCGCCCCCGCCCGCACCCCACCGCGACGACCGGTCCCCGTTCAGACCGGTCGGGGCGGGTGCCTTACGCCAGGTATCGGTGCGCGTGTGGCTCCG encodes:
- a CDS encoding SDR family oxidoreductase — protein: MPQPLVIVTGASSGIGKAVAIAFGREDYPLLLVSRRITPLPELPSDRVIYAQVDVTDYAALDGAVRNAESRYGTAGCLVNNAGVADGRAFTEVDPESYSREIDVNLKGVLNGTKAVLKGMLAQRAGTIINISSISDRKVGPAAVAYAASKHAVRALTESLRQSVAKTGIRFINIAPGYIRTNIHAHMGISFAQYQERLGHPDFMTAEQLAEIILFCWKQPPTICIRDLVVAPTNSTV